AGTCTTTGGCGGTACCGGCAAGAACTTCCTCAACCCGGCGCTGGTCGGCCGGGCGTTCCTGTTCTTTGCCTACCCGGCGCAGATGTCCGGTGATGCGGTCTGGACCGCTGTGGACAACTTCAGTGGTGCGACGCCGCTGTCGCTGGCGGCGTCTGGCGACCTGAACTTCGCCGCGGGCCTGACGGAAAATGCTGCCGTCGGTCACGTCGTCGACATTACCTGGATGCAGACCTTCCTCGGTGGCATCCAGGGCTCGATCGGTGAGACATCCACCCTGGCCATCATGCTGGGCGCCGCAGTGCTGCTGTTCACCCGCATCGCCTCCTGGCGCATCATGGCCGGTGTGCTCGTCGGCACCGTGGCGCTCGCCAGCCTGTTCAATGTCATCGGCAGCGATACCAACCCGATGTTCGCCATGCCCTGGTACTGGCACCTGACTATCGGTTCCGTGGCCTTCGGTCTGGTGTTCATGGCGACGGACCCTGTGTCGGCGGCCATGACCAATACCGGCAAGTGGGTCTTCGGGATACTCATCGGTCTGATGGTGGTGATGATCCGGGTGGTCAACCCGGCGTTCCCCGAGGGTGTGATGCTGGCGATCCTGTTCGGTAACCTGTGTGCGCCCCTGATCGATTACTTTGTGGTTCAGGCGAATATCAAACGTCGCCAGCGACGCACGGCAGAGGTGGTGTAATGGCTTTTAACAAAGACAGTGTTGGCGGGACCCTCCTCGTTGCCTTCATGGTGTGTCTGGTGTGTGCTGTGGTGGTGTCCACTGCAGCGGTCACCCTGCGCCCGACCCAGGAAGCCAACCGGATCCTCGACCGCCAGGTCAATATTCTTCGCGCTGCGGGCCGTTATGAGCCGGGTGTGAATGTGCAGGAAGAGTTCGACAAGATCGCCCGCCGCTTCGTGGATATCGAAACCGGCGAGTATGTCGATATGCCGGATGATTACGATCAGCGCCGTGCAGCCCGTGACGATCAGATGGGGCGCCGGTTGTCCGGTGACCAGGACATTGCGTCCATCCGTCGTCAGGCCAGAGTGGCCGAAGTCTACATCGTGCGTAATGAGGCCGGTGAGGCTGAACGCCTGATCCTGCCGATGCATGGCTATGGTCTCTGGTCCACGATGTACGGTTTCCTGTCGCTCGAAACGGACATCAACACCATCGCGGGTATCGTGTTCTACGAGCATGGCGAAACCCCGGGTCTTGGTGGCGAAATCGAGAATCCGCGCTGGCGTTCGCTGTG
This region of Isoalcanivorax indicus genomic DNA includes:
- a CDS encoding NADH:ubiquinone reductase (Na(+)-transporting) subunit B, producing MGLRATIDSKIAPHFHEGGKLQKYYVFYEMFDTMLYSPSSTTRAASHVRDGIDLKRVMMTVFFATFPAILFGIYNTGYQANLQISEFGYSAIEGWRTALVMGLTGFDHTSFLANFLHGLVYYIPIVITVYLTGFLWEGLFAWKRGHEVNEGFFVTGILFTLILPPAIPLWQVFLGVSFGIVIGKEVFGGTGKNFLNPALVGRAFLFFAYPAQMSGDAVWTAVDNFSGATPLSLAASGDLNFAAGLTENAAVGHVVDITWMQTFLGGIQGSIGETSTLAIMLGAAVLLFTRIASWRIMAGVLVGTVALASLFNVIGSDTNPMFAMPWYWHLTIGSVAFGLVFMATDPVSAAMTNTGKWVFGILIGLMVVMIRVVNPAFPEGVMLAILFGNLCAPLIDYFVVQANIKRRQRRTAEVV
- a CDS encoding Na(+)-translocating NADH-quinone reductase subunit C, whose protein sequence is MAFNKDSVGGTLLVAFMVCLVCAVVVSTAAVTLRPTQEANRILDRQVNILRAAGRYEPGVNVQEEFDKIARRFVDIETGEYVDMPDDYDQRRAARDDQMGRRLSGDQDIASIRRQARVAEVYIVRNEAGEAERLILPMHGYGLWSTMYGFLSLETDINTIAGIVFYEHGETPGLGGEIENPRWRSLWEGKKLFDEDGDVAFQVIKGSVDSGTPDAEHKVDGLSGATLTANGVTNMVRFWVGANGFGPYLERLKNDSSLLN